One Ananas comosus cultivar F153 linkage group 1, ASM154086v1, whole genome shotgun sequence DNA window includes the following coding sequences:
- the LOC109713207 gene encoding probable polygalacturonase yields MPPMHHPSAAAAAVAAAAAKPHHHRRRGCWRFSYFVLVTGFTWLFFGNLLLKKWGAFDRDGGDGLDLGFVANDLGNIGRDLGAAGRYLDDTVEMDKVTTSPPPPDRKVFYLSEFGGVGDDAALNTDAFERAVREIERVGGGKLVVEPGVWLTAPFNLTSHMTLYLTEGAVIKGVTDKDLWPLMPPLPSYGQGRELSGARYGSLIHGQYLQNVVITGENGTIDGQGQAWWTAFSEKRLKHTRGPLVQLMWSRDIVISNITLRNSPFWTLHPYDCKNVTISNVTILAPVSKAPNTDGIDPDSCDGMIIENCYITVGDDGIAIKSGWDQYGIQYGKPSKNIIIRDVVLRTTVSAGVSIGSEMSGGISNITLENILVWDSRRGVRIKTAPGRGGYIRNITYRNITITNSLVGVLIITDYPEHPDGFDYSAVPIIENISFDGLYGKDVRMAVRLKGSELIPVKGVSFRNVNTHIKYKGKKPFQCSYIEGRGVLPIHPQPCESLDLYDKKGNLVKLGVFENASHTEDYF; encoded by the exons ATGCCGCCGATGCACCATCcctccgccgcagccgccgccgtcgccgccgccgcggcgaagCCCCACCACCATCGGCGGCGCGGGTGCTGGAGATTCTCGTACTTCGTCCTCGTCACCGGCTTCACCTGGTTGTTCTTCGGGAACCTTCTCCTGAAGAAGTGGGGCGCCTTCGACCGCGACGGCGGGGACGGCCTCGATCTCGGCTTCGTAGCCAACGATCTCGGCAACATCGGCCGCGATCTCGGCGCCGCCGGACGCTATCTCGACGACACCGTCGAGATGGATAAAGTGacgacgtcgccgccgccgcccgatCGGAAGGTGTTCTACCTCTCGGAGTTCGGCGGCGTTGGGGACGACGCCGCGCTGAACACCGACGCGTTTGAGAGAGCGGTGAGGGAGATCGAGAGGGTTGGAGGGGGGAAGCTCGTCGTGGAGCCTGGAGTGTGGCTCACGGCGCCCTTCAACCTCACTAGCCACATGACGCTCTACCTCACGGAAGGCGCGGTGATAAAGGGAGTTACG GATAAGGATCTGTGGCCTTTGATGCCTCCACTGCCATCATATGGACAAGGGAGGGAACTTAGTGGTGCTAGATATGGAAGTCTGATTCATGGTCAATATCTACAGAATGTGGTCATTACAG GAGAAAATGGTACCATAGATGGACAGGGTCAAGCATGGTGGACCGCATTCTCAGAAAAACGCCTCAAGCACACGAGAGGACCCCTTGTGCAGTTAATGTGGTCCAGAGACATAGTAATTTCTAATATTACCCTACGAAATTCTCCTTTCTGGACGCTCCACCCTTATGACTGCAAAAATGTTACTATTTCTAATGTCACAATATTGGCTCCAGTTAGTAAAGCACCAAATACAGATGGTATCGATCCAG ATTCTTGCGATGGTATGATTATCGAGAACTGTTATATCACCGTAGGCGATGATGGAATAGCTATAAAGAGCGGCTGGGACCAGTACGGAATACAATATGGAAAACCATCAAAAAACATAATAATCCGGGATGTTGTTCTTCGAACTACTGTGAG TGCTGGAGTCTCGATCGGCAGTGAGATGTCGGGCGGGATCTCGAACATAACGCTCGAAAACATCCTTGTCTGGGACTCGAGGCGCGGGGTGAGAATCAAGACCGCCCCCGGGCGGGGCGGCTACATCCGCAACATCACGTACCGCAACATAACAATCACCAACTCCCTCGTCGGTGTCCTCATCATCACCGACTACCCCGAGCACCCTGACGGCTTCGACTACTCAGCCGTCCCCATCATAGAGAACATATCGTTCGACGGTCTCTACGGCAAGGACGTGCGCATGGCCGTCCGGCTCAAAGGCAGCGAGCTGATCCCCGTAAAGGGAGTGAGCTTCCGCAACGTCAACACGCATATCAAATACAAAGGCAAGAAGCCGTTCCA
- the LOC109713232 gene encoding ubiquinone biosynthesis protein COQ9, mitochondrial-like isoform X2 yields MMGSMGTRRLISRLVSRQRFPPPPRPFRALSAGATTLPPPPPAPSGDPPPRSGEAPPQDDGAKPHRRTTGGRARRGVAGDYEEEQTLVLRAALPHVVRLGWSESAMIAGARDVGVSPSIVGTFPRKEAALVEVINFFMDYCLERLVGRIDSEEGDKLKDLILSDRLSKLIRMRLEMQVPYASKWPQALSIQSQPMNLPTRMKQRGVLVDEIWHAAGDAGLDIDWYVKRTVLGGIYSTSEVYMVTDNSPELGDTWTFVDRRIKDALDLEKTVQEAANLAEAVGAGVGSSMQGFLKRAFQG; encoded by the exons ATGATGGGATCCATGGGGACCCGCCGCCTCATTTCCCGCCTCGTTTCCCGCCAACGCTTTCCGCCACCGCCGCGGCCTTTTCGCGCCCTCTCCGCGGGCGCCACCACtctcccgccgccgcctccggccCCCTCCGGCGATCCTCCGCCGCGGTCGGGGGAGGCGCCGCCGCAGGATGACGGCGCGAAGCCCCACCGGAGGACGACCGGAGGTCGAGCTCGGCGCGGAGTCGCGGGAGACTACGAGGAGGAGCAAACCCTAGTTCTCCGCGCGGCGCTGCCCCACGTC GTGAGGTTGGGATGGAGCGAATCGGCGATGATCGCAGGGGCGAGGGATGTGGGGGTTTCGCCATCGATCGTTGGAACTTTTCCGCGTAAAGAGGCGGCGCTTGTGGAGGTGATAAA TTTTTTTATGGATTACTGCCTTGAGAGACTTGTCGGCCGTATCGATTCAGAAGAGGGAGACAAATTGAAGGACCTGATACTTAGTGACCGGCTCTCGAAACTTATCCGAATGAGGTTGGAGATGCAAGTTCCTTATGCATCAAAGTGGCCTCAGGCACTGAGCATCCAG TCACAACCGATGAACCTCCCGACCAGAATGAAGCAGCGAGGAGTGCTGGTTGATGAAATTTGGCATGCTGCTGGGGACGCAGGATTGGATATCGACTGGTACGTGAAGCGAACCGTACTTGGGGGCATATACTCGACATCCGAGGTCTACATGGTCACTGATAATTCTCCAG AGCTCGGCGATACATGGACGTTCGTGGACCGCCGCATCAAAGATGCTCTTGACCTTGAAAAGACCGTTCAGGAG GCTGCAAATTTAGCCGAGGCAGTCGGAGCCGGGGTGGGCAGCTCAATGCAGGGGTTCCTTAAGAGAGCTTTTCAAGGATGA
- the LOC109713232 gene encoding ubiquinone biosynthesis protein COQ9, mitochondrial-like isoform X1 → MWGFRHRSLELFRVKRRRLWSFFMDYCLERLVGRIDSEEGDKLKDLILSDRLSKLIRMRLEMQVPYASKWPQALSIQSQPMNLPTRMKQRGVLVDEIWHAAGDAGLDIDWYVKRTVLGGIYSTSEVYMVTDNSPELGDTWTFVDRRIKDALDLEKTVQEAANLAEAVGAGVGSSMQGFLKRAFQG, encoded by the exons ATGTGGGGGTTTCGCCATCGATCGTTGGAACTTTTCCGCGTAAAGAGGCGGCGCTTGTGGAG TTTTTTTATGGATTACTGCCTTGAGAGACTTGTCGGCCGTATCGATTCAGAAGAGGGAGACAAATTGAAGGACCTGATACTTAGTGACCGGCTCTCGAAACTTATCCGAATGAGGTTGGAGATGCAAGTTCCTTATGCATCAAAGTGGCCTCAGGCACTGAGCATCCAG TCACAACCGATGAACCTCCCGACCAGAATGAAGCAGCGAGGAGTGCTGGTTGATGAAATTTGGCATGCTGCTGGGGACGCAGGATTGGATATCGACTGGTACGTGAAGCGAACCGTACTTGGGGGCATATACTCGACATCCGAGGTCTACATGGTCACTGATAATTCTCCAG AGCTCGGCGATACATGGACGTTCGTGGACCGCCGCATCAAAGATGCTCTTGACCTTGAAAAGACCGTTCAGGAG GCTGCAAATTTAGCCGAGGCAGTCGGAGCCGGGGTGGGCAGCTCAATGCAGGGGTTCCTTAAGAGAGCTTTTCAAGGATGA
- the LOC109713216 gene encoding probable nucleoredoxin 1-2 isoform X2: MKSTINGDLSSLLAGAERDYLVRSNGNKVKISNLDASTVGLYFSSKGCGPCRRFTPKLVEAYNELSSRGDSFEIVFVPCDRAEDAFDEYFSKMPWLAVPFSDSSSRERLGDLFKVVNIPNLTIIDRSGNVVFEKGVQFVGEYGADVYPFTPEKVLKLEEEKEAAKREQTLRSLLVSPTRDYVVSNNGDKVPVSELEGKVVGLYFTVSHRSSDDDFTPVLNQLYEKLKEIGENFEVVLISLEEEESTYNESFAKMPWLAVPFKDKICDRLFHYFELQAIPTLVIVGADGKTLNNNVAEIVEGYGTEALQWFPFSPEKMEIVAEKAREKAEKQTLESILVHGELDHVVRNGDTKLQNSSGRTSCSTSQHNGAVGAALSYRN; this comes from the exons atgaAGAGCACCATTAATGGCGATCTTAGCTCGCTTCTTGCTGGCGCTGAGAGGGATTACCTCGTAAGGAGCAATGGTAATAAG GTCAAGATTAGCAATCTCGATGCAAGCACCGTTGGTCTCTACTTCTCGTCCAAGGGGTGCGGTCCTTGCCGGCGCTTCACTCCGAAGCTCGTCGAAGCGTACAACGAGCTCTCCTCTCGAGGAGACAGCTTCGAAATCGTCTTCGTCCCGTGCGACCGTGCCGAGGATGCATTCGACGAGTACTTCTCGAAGATGCCGTGGCTCGCCGTTCCTTTCTCCGATTCGAGCTCCCGCGAACGCCTCGGAGACCTATTCAAGGTTGTGAACATTCCCAACCTCACTATAATCGACCGGAGTGGAAACGTCGTTTTCGAGAAGGGTGTCCAATTCGTGGGGGAGTATGGGGCCGATGTGTATCCTTTCACGCCGGAGAAGGTACTCAAgttggaggaggaaaaggaggcTGCAAAAAGAGAGCAAACTCTTCGAAGCTTATTGGTTTCGCCTACTCGCGACTATGTAGTTTCTAACAATGGAGACAAG GTCCCTGTATCTGAGCTCGAAGGTAAAGTTGTGGGTTTATATTTCACCGTTAGTCATCGCAGTTCGGACGACGATTTCACTCCAGTGCTGAACCAACTATATGAAAAGCTCAAGGAAATCGGAGAGAACTTTGAAGTAGTACTAATATCACTTGAGGAAGAGGAGTCAACTTACAATGAGAGCTTCGCGAAAATGCCGTGGCTTGCGGTACCTTTCAAGGACAAGATCTGCGACAGGCTCTTCCACTACTTTGAGCTTCAGGCGATTCCTACTTTAGTAATAGTTGGTGCCGATGGAAAGACTTTGAATAATAACGTGGCTGAAATTGTTGAAGGGTACGGGACAGAGGCGTTGCAGTGGTTTCCATTTTCTCCGGAGAAAATGGAAATTGTCGCAGAGAAGGCGAGGGAGAAAGCGGAGAAGCAGACTTTGGAGTCGATTCTTGTTCATGGGGAACTAGATCATGTCGTTAGAAATGGCGACACCAAG TTGCAGAACTCATCGGGAAGAACATCCTGCTCTACTTCTCAGCACAATGGTGCCGTCGGTGCCGCGCTTTCCTACCGAAACTAG
- the LOC109713216 gene encoding probable nucleoredoxin 1-2 isoform X1, protein MKSTINGDLSSLLAGAERDYLVRSNGNKVKISNLDASTVGLYFSSKGCGPCRRFTPKLVEAYNELSSRGDSFEIVFVPCDRAEDAFDEYFSKMPWLAVPFSDSSSRERLGDLFKVVNIPNLTIIDRSGNVVFEKGVQFVGEYGADVYPFTPEKVLKLEEEKEAAKREQTLRSLLVSPTRDYVVSNNGDKVPVSELEGKVVGLYFTVSHRSSDDDFTPVLNQLYEKLKEIGENFEVVLISLEEEESTYNESFAKMPWLAVPFKDKICDRLFHYFELQAIPTLVIVGADGKTLNNNVAEIVEGYGTEALQWFPFSPEKMEIVAEKAREKAEKQTLESILVHGELDHVVRNGDTKVPVAELIGKNILLYFSAQWCRRCRAFLPKLVEEYHKIKEKDDAFEVIFISYDEDQNSYNDFFSSMPWLALPFKDERVDSLSRIFKIRSIPSLIAIGATGRTITDNAKELLTIYGADAYPFTAERIKELEEEKKNDEEQKAKEGFVCDGGVCRRA, encoded by the exons atgaAGAGCACCATTAATGGCGATCTTAGCTCGCTTCTTGCTGGCGCTGAGAGGGATTACCTCGTAAGGAGCAATGGTAATAAG GTCAAGATTAGCAATCTCGATGCAAGCACCGTTGGTCTCTACTTCTCGTCCAAGGGGTGCGGTCCTTGCCGGCGCTTCACTCCGAAGCTCGTCGAAGCGTACAACGAGCTCTCCTCTCGAGGAGACAGCTTCGAAATCGTCTTCGTCCCGTGCGACCGTGCCGAGGATGCATTCGACGAGTACTTCTCGAAGATGCCGTGGCTCGCCGTTCCTTTCTCCGATTCGAGCTCCCGCGAACGCCTCGGAGACCTATTCAAGGTTGTGAACATTCCCAACCTCACTATAATCGACCGGAGTGGAAACGTCGTTTTCGAGAAGGGTGTCCAATTCGTGGGGGAGTATGGGGCCGATGTGTATCCTTTCACGCCGGAGAAGGTACTCAAgttggaggaggaaaaggaggcTGCAAAAAGAGAGCAAACTCTTCGAAGCTTATTGGTTTCGCCTACTCGCGACTATGTAGTTTCTAACAATGGAGACAAG GTCCCTGTATCTGAGCTCGAAGGTAAAGTTGTGGGTTTATATTTCACCGTTAGTCATCGCAGTTCGGACGACGATTTCACTCCAGTGCTGAACCAACTATATGAAAAGCTCAAGGAAATCGGAGAGAACTTTGAAGTAGTACTAATATCACTTGAGGAAGAGGAGTCAACTTACAATGAGAGCTTCGCGAAAATGCCGTGGCTTGCGGTACCTTTCAAGGACAAGATCTGCGACAGGCTCTTCCACTACTTTGAGCTTCAGGCGATTCCTACTTTAGTAATAGTTGGTGCCGATGGAAAGACTTTGAATAATAACGTGGCTGAAATTGTTGAAGGGTACGGGACAGAGGCGTTGCAGTGGTTTCCATTTTCTCCGGAGAAAATGGAAATTGTCGCAGAGAAGGCGAGGGAGAAAGCGGAGAAGCAGACTTTGGAGTCGATTCTTGTTCATGGGGAACTAGATCATGTCGTTAGAAATGGCGACACCAAG GTCCCAGTTGCAGAACTCATCGGGAAGAACATCCTGCTCTACTTCTCAGCACAATGGTGCCGTCGGTGCCGCGCTTTCCTACCGAAACTAGTGGAGGAATACCACAAGATCAAGGAAAAGGATGACGCCTTCGAAGTTATTTTCATCTCCTACGACGAGGATCAGAACTCTTACAATGATTTCTTCTCTAGCATGCCGTGGTTGGCGCTCCCCTTCAAGGATGAGAGAGTGGATTCTTTGTCGCGCATCTTCAAGATCCGCAGCATCCCGTCCCTCATTGCGATTGGCGCAACCGGGCGAACCATCACCGACAATGCAAAGGAACTCTTAACGATCTACGGAGCTGACGCATACCCGTTCACCGCAGAGAGGATTAAGGAGttggaagaggaaaagaaaaatgatgagGAGCAAAAGGCAAAGGAGGGGTTTGTGTGTGATGGGGGTGTTTGTCGCAGGGCTTAG
- the LOC109719300 gene encoding SPX domain-containing protein 5-like: MKFGKWLKRQIEESPPQWRDKFISYKDLKKLVRLISANQPEAEEEFVSLLDAEIDKFNTFFIEQEEDFIIRQPELHERIKKAAVTFGAEVGRPSEAEYAAEMGCIRKDIVNFHGEMVLLVNYSSINYTGLAKILKKYDKRTGRLLRLPFIEKVLKQPFFMTELISELVKDCESIVEDVFPAIEEQENAERGGRDGLAMAEQSILRNTVAALITMQEMRKGSSTHGEFSLPPLILPDSEILQWLQVQSSFPIQ, translated from the exons ATGAAGTTTGGCAAGTGGCTAAAGAGGCAAATAGAGGAGAGCCCTCCTCAATGGAGGGACAAGTTCATATCCTACAAGGATCTCAAGAAGTTGGTCCGGCTCATCTCCGCGAACCAGCCGGAGGCCGAGGAGGAGTTCGTGTCGCTCCTCGACGCCGAGATCGACAAGTTCAACACCTTCTTCATCGAGCAAGAGGAGGACTTCATCATCCGACAGCCG GAGCTCCACGAGAGGATCAAGAAGGCGGCAGTGACCTTCGGGGCGGAGGTGGGCCGCCCGTCGGAGGCGGAGTATGCGGCGGAGATGGGATGCATAAGGAAAGACATTGTCAACTTCCATGGAGAAATGGTGCTACTGGTGAACTACAGCAGCATCAACTACACAG GGCTAGCTAAGATCTTGAAGAAGTACGACAAGCGAACGGGACGACTACTGAGACTTCCTTTCATAGAGAAGGTCTTGAAGCAGCCATTCTTCATGACCGAGCTCATCTCGGAGCTTGTAAAAGATTGCGAGAGCATCGTGGAAGACGTTTTCCCTGCCATAGAAGAGCAAGAGAACGCGGAGAGAGGGGGACGCGACGGGCTAGCAATGGCGGAGCAGAGCATACTAAGAAACACAGTCGCCGCACTCATAACCATGCAGGAAATGAGAAAAGGAAGCTCCACTCATGGTGAATTCTCCCTGCCCCCTTTGATCTTACCTGATTCGGAAATTTTGCAGTGGTTGCAGGTTCAATCTTCGTTTCCTATCCAATGA